A section of the Triticum dicoccoides isolate Atlit2015 ecotype Zavitan chromosome 7A, WEW_v2.0, whole genome shotgun sequence genome encodes:
- the LOC119332146 gene encoding cytochrome P450 CYP73A100-like, with product MAVSARRVAFATAASLAVYWLLKSFLHAPHPALLPAAAALVAVAVGAGGKRGGPGAPPGPAAVPVFGNWLQVGNDLNHRFLARLSARYGPVFRLRLGVRNLVVVSDPRLATEVLHTQGVEFGSRPRNVVFDIFTANGADMVFTEYGDHWRRMRRVMTLPFFTARVVQQYRAMWEAEMDDVVSDLRADSAARGAGVVVRRRLQLMLYNIMYRMMFDARFDSVDDPMFVEATKFNSERSRLAQSFDYNYGDFIPILRPFLRGYLNKCRDLQTRRLAFFNSNYVEKRREVMDTPGQDKNKLRCAIDHILAAEKSGEITPENVIYIVENINVAAIETTLWSIEWALAEVVNHPDVQRKVRGEIRDVLGDDEPITESNISKLPYLQAVIKETLRLHSPIPLLVPHMNLEEASLGGYTIPKGSKVVVNAWWLANNPELWEKPEEFKPERFLGEESNVDATVGGKVDFRFLPFGVGRRSCPGIILALPILALIVGKLVRSFEMVPPPGVDKLDVSEKGGQFSLHIANHSVVAFHPISP from the coding sequence ATGGCTGTCTCCGCGCGCAGGGTGGCCTTCGCCACGGCAGCCTCCTTGGCCGTGTACTGGCTCCTCAAATCGTTCCTCCACGCACCGCACCCCGCGCTGCTGCCGGCAGCGGCcgccctcgtcgccgtcgccgtgggAGCGGGAGGGAAGCGTGGAGGCCCCGGCGCCCCTCCAGGCCCCGCGGCCGTGCCGGTGTTCGGCAACTGGCTGCAGGTGGGCAACGACCTGAACCACCGCTTCCTGGCGCGGCTGTCGGCGCGGTACGGCCCCGTGTTCCGGCTGCGGCTGGGCGTGCGCAACCTGGTGGTGGTGTCGGACCCGCGGCTGGCCACGGAGGTGCTCCACACGCAGGGCGTGGAGTTCGGCTCCCGCCCGCGGAACGTCGTCTTCGACATCTTCACGGCCAATGGCGCCGACATGGTCTTCACCGAGTACGGCGACCACTGGCGCCGCATGCGCCGCGTCATGACGCTGCCCTTCTTCACGGCGCGGGTTGTGCAGCAGTACCGCGCCATGTGGGAGGCCGAGATGGACGACGTCGTGTCCGACCTGCGCGCCGACTCGGCGGCCCGCGGCGCCGGCGTCGTCGTGCGCCGCAGGCTGCAGCTCATGCTCTACAACATCATGTACCGCATGATGTTCGACGCCCGCTTCGACTCCGTGGACGACCCCATGTTCGTGGAGGCCACCAAGTTCAACTCGGAGCGCAGCCGCCTCGCGCAGAGCTTCGATTACAACTACGGCGACTTCATCCCCATCCTCAGGCCCTTCCTGCGTGGCTACCTCAACAAGTGCAGGGACCTGCAGACGAGGAGGCTGGCCTTCTTCAACAGCAACTACGTCGAGAAGAGAAGGGAGGTGATGGACACCCCAGGACAAGACAAGAACAAGCTCCGGTGCGCGATCGACCACATCCTCGCAGCAGAGAAGAGCGGCGAGATCACGCCGGAGAACGTCATCTACATCGTCGAGAACATCAACGTCGCGGCCATCGAGACGACGCTATGGTCCATCGAGTGGGCGCTGGCCGAGGTGGTGAACCACCCGGACGTGCAGCGCAAGGTCCGCGGCGAGATCAGGGACGTGCTCGGCGACGACGAGCCCATCACCGAGTCCAACATCAGCAAGCTGCCGTACCTGCAGGCCGTGATCAAGGAGACGCTGCGGCTGCACTCCCCGATCCCGCTCCTCGTCCCCCACATGAACCTGGAGGAGGCCAGCCTCGGCGGCTACACCATTCCCAAGGGCTCCAAGGTCGTCGTCAACGCCTGGTGGCTGGCCAACAACCCAGAGCTATGGGAGAAGCCGGAGGAGTTCAAGCCGGAGAGGTTCTTGGGCGAGGAGAGCAACGTGGACGCCACGGTCGGCGGCAAGGTGGACTTCCGGTTCCTCCCGTTCGGCGTGGGGCGGCGCAGCTGCCCCGGTATCATCCTCGCGCTGCCCATCCTGGCGCTCATCGTCGGGAAGCTGGTGAGGAGCTTCGAGATGGTGCCGCCGCCAGGCGTGGACAAGCTCGACGTGAGCGAGAAAGGCGGGCAGTTCAGCCTGCACATTGCCAACCATTCCGTCGTCGCATTCCACCCCATCTCACCCTGA